The Oncorhynchus nerka isolate Pitt River linkage group LG24, Oner_Uvic_2.0, whole genome shotgun sequence genome has a window encoding:
- the LOC115107376 gene encoding LOW QUALITY PROTEIN: kelch-like protein 26 (The sequence of the model RefSeq protein was modified relative to this genomic sequence to represent the inferred CDS: inserted 1 base in 1 codon), whose product MAESDGGDFASNRPQNSMANQNSTLRCTFSAPSHSATLLQGLSVLRVQGQLLDVVLAINEERFQVHKAVLASCSDYFRAMFTGGMRESNKDTIELKGLSARGLKHIIDFAYSADVTLDLDCIQDVLGAAVFLQMVPVVELCEEFLKSAMSVETCLNIGQMATTFNLSSLKESVDTFTFRNFLQIAEEEDFLHIPMERLVFFLQSNKLKNCSEIDLFHAAIRWLQHDEARRAGAHKVLCHVRFPLMRSSELVDSVQTVDIMVEDVLCRQYLLEAFNFQILPFRQHEMQSPRTVIRSEVVSLITFGGTPYTDNDRTVSSKVFYLPDIAARQFXELTEAETGSSHACVSVLDNFVYVVGGQHLQYRSGEGAVNVCFRYDPHLSQWLRIQPMQEVRIQFQLNVLQGQLYATGGRNRSGSLSSVECYCPKTNEWTYVEPLKRRIWGHAGTPCGDKLYISGGYGVSVDDKKALHCYDPTSDQWDFKSPMNEPRVLHAMISAKDRVYCLGGRMDHVDRCFDVLVVEYYIPENDQWTTVSPMRTGQSEAGCCLLDKKIYIVGGYNWHLNNVTSIVQVYNTEADEWERDLHFPESFAGIACTPIILPQSTTQR is encoded by the exons ATGGCGGAGTCGGATGGTGGGGATTTCGCCTCGAATCGTCCGCAGAACAG TATGGCTAACCAGAATAGCACCCTGCGTTGCACGTTCTCAGCCCCAAGCCATAGCGCCACTCTCCTGCAGGGCTTGTCGGTCCTGCGAGTCCAGGGGCAGCTCCTGGATGTGGTGCTGGCCATCAATGAGGAGCGCTTCCAGGTTCACAAGGCAGTGCTGGCCTCCTGCAGTGACTACTTCAG AGCCATGTTCACTGGAGGCATGAGGGAGTCAAACAAGGATACCATTGAGCTGAAAGGCTTGTCCGCCCGCGGCCTGAAACATATAATTGACTTTGCTTACAGCGCAGACGTCACACTTGACCTGGACTGCATTCAGGATGTACTGGGAGCAGCTGTCTTTCTCCAGATGGTCCCAGTCGTGGAGCTCTGCGAGGAGTTCCTCAAGTCAGCCATGAGCGTAGAGACCTGCCTGAACATTGGCCAGATGGCCACCACCTTcaacctgtcctccctcaagGAGTCTGTGGACACCTTTACTTTCCGCAACTTCCTGCAGATCGCTGAGGAGGAGGACTTCCTGCACATTCCCATGGAGCGCCTGGTCTTCTTCCTGCAGAGCAACAAGCTGAAGAACTGCAGCGAGATCGACCTGTTCCACGCTGCCATCCGCTGGCTGCAGCACGACGAGGCCCGCCGGGCCGGAGCCCATAAAGTGCTCTGCCACGTACGATTCCCCCTCATGCGCTCCTCAGAGCTGGTGGACAGCGTGCAGACGGTGGACATCATGGTAGAGGACGTGCTGTGCAGGCAGTACCTCCTGGAGGCCTTCAACTTCCAGATCCTCCCCTTTCGTCAGCACGAGATGCAGTCCCCTCGGACCGTGATCCGCTCCGAAGTAGTTTCGCTTATTACCTTTGGTGGGACACCCTACACTGACAATGATCGCACTGTGAGCAGTAAGGTGTTCTATCTTCCAGACATTGCCGCGCGTCAGT AAGAACTAACGGAGGCGGAGACAGGTTCCAGCCACGCCTGTGTATCGGTGCTGGACAACTTTGTTTACGTAGTAGGCGGGCAGCACCTGCAGTACCGGAGCGGCGAAGGGGCGGTAAACGTCTGCTTCCGCTATGACCCGCACCTGAGTCAATGGCTGCGCATCCAGCCGATGCAGGAGGTGCGCATTCAGTTCCAGCTCAACGTTCTTCAAGGACAACTCTACGCCACTGGGGGGCGCAACCGATCTGGAAGTCTGTCGTCCGTAGAGTGCTACTGTCCCAAGACAAATGAGTGGACCTACGTGGAACCACTGAAACGCAGAATCTGGGGCCATGCAGGAACTCCCTGTGGTGACAAGCTCTACATCTCAGGGGGTTACGGTGTCTCGGTGGACGATAAGAAAGCCCTGCACTGTTATGATCCCACATCTGACCAATGGGACTTCAAATCGCCCATGAACGAGCCCAGAGTGCTTCATGCTATGATCAGCGCCAAAGACCGTGTTTACTGCCTGGGCGGTCGCATGGACCACGTGGACCGCTGCTTTGACGTCCTGGTGGTTGAGTATTATATTCCAGAGAATGACCAGTGGACCACTGTTAGCCCCATGCGAACAGGGCAATCTGAGGCAGGCTGCTGCTTGTTGGACAAAAAGATCTATATCGTTGGAGGGTACAATTGGCATCTAAACAATGTCACAAGCATCGTGCAAGTGTACAACACAGAGGCTGATGAGTGGGAGAGGGACTTGCACTTCCCTGAGTCTTTTGCAGGAATTGCGTGTACGCCGATCATACTTCCACAATCCACCACGCAACGGTAA